A single genomic interval of Candidatus Jordarchaeales archaeon harbors:
- a CDS encoding NfeD family protein, with translation MHVKVAPLLMLALLAASPLLLAPFSTSIKVTASPSETILVAEIRGEITRSTLYMVQEVLMSALQYGSRLVVFYVNSPGGELGAVNEIMNLFELSLVPVCVFVSPPGSTAWSGGTYILMASHIAAMSSGTVIGSCQPTMGGQPVYDPKYVNAMAALMVAHARLHSRNESAASQFVYINLNMLPEQAKESNVIEIVANSLHELLSKLEGKALVQYMNNETGTLSWKLVDGQEAGIYNPVRVVHLSGISNAYPVFYPKSLKYNILDLIVNPFIAYSLLILGIFGIVIGIKTPGYGAEIGGTISLLLSLLGLGVLGLSVVSLLLFLLGFTLLLLEIKTGTSVFAIGGVACLILGSLMIVPASWLFTPSFTQSLTTLLIAISGAMTALFVFLAYKAAEVRRLKSELEPEKLVGVEGVAKTALTPRGQVLVKGEVWSARSADNSTIPEGSKVRVVGVSGLTLIVEKA, from the coding sequence ATGCACGTTAAAGTCGCCCCTCTCTTGATGTTAGCACTTCTCGCTGCTTCACCCTTACTCTTAGCTCCATTCTCTACGAGCATTAAGGTTACCGCTTCTCCGAGTGAAACGATACTGGTTGCAGAGATTAGAGGTGAGATCACCCGTTCTACCCTTTACATGGTTCAGGAGGTGTTGATGTCAGCTCTTCAGTACGGCTCACGCCTTGTAGTCTTCTACGTTAATAGTCCTGGCGGTGAGCTTGGCGCCGTCAACGAGATAATGAACCTCTTCGAGCTGAGCTTGGTACCTGTCTGTGTTTTCGTGTCACCCCCTGGGTCCACGGCGTGGAGTGGGGGGACATATATACTCATGGCGAGCCACATAGCGGCCATGTCTAGTGGGACGGTGATAGGTTCATGTCAGCCCACCATGGGAGGGCAGCCGGTCTACGATCCAAAGTACGTTAATGCTATGGCTGCCCTAATGGTGGCTCACGCCCGCCTGCACTCGAGGAACGAGTCCGCTGCGAGCCAGTTCGTCTACATAAACCTGAACATGCTTCCAGAGCAAGCGAAGGAAAGCAACGTAATAGAAATAGTGGCTAACTCGCTTCATGAGCTTCTTTCAAAGCTTGAGGGAAAAGCGCTGGTGCAGTACATGAACAACGAGACTGGTACCCTTTCATGGAAGCTCGTGGACGGACAGGAGGCTGGAATCTACAACCCCGTCAGAGTGGTCCACCTGTCGGGTATAAGCAACGCTTACCCAGTATTCTACCCGAAATCCCTTAAGTACAACATATTAGACCTCATAGTTAACCCGTTCATCGCGTACTCCCTCCTAATACTCGGCATATTCGGTATTGTAATAGGGATCAAGACGCCCGGGTACGGGGCCGAAATAGGCGGCACCATATCGCTTCTCCTATCCCTCCTGGGACTGGGCGTGCTGGGGCTCAGCGTAGTCTCTCTCCTCCTCTTCTTACTTGGCTTCACACTACTGCTGCTGGAAATAAAGACGGGGACAAGTGTCTTCGCAATAGGAGGCGTGGCATGCTTGATACTCGGCAGCCTCATGATTGTCCCAGCGAGCTGGCTGTTCACACCTTCATTCACCCAATCGCTCACAACACTTCTGATCGCAATCTCGGGTGCTATGACCGCGCTCTTCGTATTCTTAGCCTACAAAGCAGCTGAAGTACGCAGGCTGAAGTCAGAGTTAGAACCGGAAAAACTGGTTGGTGTGGAAGGAGTGGCTAAAACGGCGCTCACCCCGCGTGGACAAGTACTTGTGAAGGGGGAGGTTTGGTCAGCCCGCTCAGCAGACAACTCGACAATACCGGAGGGCTCAAAAGTAAGGGTAGTAGGGGTTTCAGGTCTCACACTAATAGTTGAAAAAGCCTAG
- a CDS encoding NAD-dependent epimerase/dehydratase family protein yields MKVLVTGGAGFIGSNIVVELVRKGFETYVIDNMHTGNEKNLEDVIDSIKLFKCSAGSLQSLSLPKMDFILHYGIYSSSPMYKEDRRRVAEAVGDAIVVFEFAKDCGSRVVLCSTSSIYNGLPTPWREDAVPFVTDFYTEARIAIERLAELYHKLYGLSVITLRHFSIYGPREEYKRHYANNITQFLWCLMKDKPPVIYGDGTQTRDFVYVKDAVEAAMLAMETDIEFDVFNVGTGKETSFNEIVGILNRKLGKNIKPKYVPNPVKNYVYRTLADPTKAEKLLGFRAKTGLEEGIDKTIAYYEKLDWIPEV; encoded by the coding sequence ATGAAGGTTCTGGTTACAGGTGGAGCTGGTTTTATAGGTTCAAACATTGTCGTTGAGCTCGTTAGAAAAGGGTTTGAAACTTACGTTATCGACAACATGCACACCGGCAATGAGAAAAACTTAGAAGATGTAATCGACTCTATAAAGCTTTTCAAGTGCAGTGCTGGAAGTCTGCAGTCACTCTCCCTCCCTAAAATGGATTTCATCCTCCACTACGGGATTTACTCTTCCTCTCCGATGTATAAGGAGGACAGGAGGAGGGTTGCCGAAGCAGTGGGCGACGCTATTGTGGTGTTCGAGTTTGCGAAGGACTGCGGTTCCCGCGTCGTGCTGTGTTCCACGTCCAGTATTTATAATGGTCTCCCGACGCCGTGGAGGGAGGACGCCGTCCCCTTCGTCACAGACTTCTACACGGAGGCTAGGATAGCCATAGAAAGGCTTGCCGAGCTCTACCACAAGCTTTACGGATTAAGCGTGATCACGCTCAGGCACTTCAGCATATATGGTCCCAGAGAGGAGTACAAAAGGCATTACGCGAACAATATCACGCAGTTCCTCTGGTGCCTAATGAAGGATAAGCCCCCCGTGATATATGGGGACGGAACGCAGACAAGGGACTTCGTCTACGTTAAAGATGCAGTCGAAGCCGCAATGCTAGCCATGGAAACAGACATAGAGTTCGACGTTTTCAACGTGGGAACAGGTAAAGAAACTTCGTTTAACGAAATAGTTGGAATACTCAACAGGAAGCTTGGGAAGAACATAAAGCCGAAATACGTTCCAAACCCGGTTAAAAACTACGTGTACCGGACGCTCGCAGACCCAACCAAGGCGGAGAAACTTCTAGGCTTCAGAGCGAAGACAGGGCTCGAAGAAGGAATAGACAAAACGATAGCATACTACGAAAAGCTGGACTGGATACCGGAAGTCTAA
- a CDS encoding nucleotide sugar dehydrogenase, whose translation MRSAVIGAGVVGRATGIGLQMYGYEVIFYDVNPEKTAELEKQGFKVARSVKEAVRWSDISFVCVQTPYVDSRVDLSYLKSAIMSIGESLDGENYHVVAVRSTVPPFTTRNIVIPLLQECSGLRVGKDFGVCFNPEFLREASALQDFLSPARIVIGEVDKKAGDILEELYKPFKAPIIRTNPETAEVIKYVANTFLATKISFFNEVYLLCAKLGLDPNLVAETVALDPRIGKYGIYGGRPFGGSCLPKDLKTFIQFFRENGVEPTLLSAVLAVNEKMEEIQKRREMSERDKCLQ comes from the coding sequence TTGAGAAGTGCGGTGATTGGTGCGGGTGTTGTAGGTAGGGCTACTGGCATTGGTCTTCAAATGTACGGTTATGAGGTCATATTTTATGATGTTAACCCGGAGAAAACCGCAGAGTTAGAGAAACAGGGTTTTAAGGTTGCTAGGAGTGTTAAAGAGGCTGTACGCTGGTCGGACATTTCATTCGTGTGCGTTCAGACCCCCTACGTGGATAGCAGAGTTGATTTGTCATATCTGAAGAGCGCTATTATGAGTATTGGTGAATCTCTGGATGGAGAAAACTATCATGTGGTTGCCGTCAGGAGCACCGTTCCACCATTTACAACAAGGAACATTGTAATTCCCTTGCTGCAAGAATGTTCTGGTCTTCGCGTCGGAAAAGATTTTGGCGTATGTTTTAACCCGGAGTTCCTTAGGGAGGCAAGCGCACTCCAAGATTTCCTAAGCCCAGCTAGGATTGTGATAGGAGAAGTCGACAAGAAAGCTGGAGACATTTTAGAGGAACTTTACAAGCCCTTCAAAGCACCGATAATCAGAACGAACCCAGAAACAGCAGAGGTTATTAAGTACGTAGCGAACACCTTCCTAGCAACAAAGATATCCTTTTTTAATGAAGTATACTTATTGTGCGCCAAGCTTGGTTTAGATCCAAACCTTGTGGCGGAAACAGTTGCCCTAGACCCGCGCATAGGCAAGTATGGAATATACGGCGGCAGGCCTTTCGGTGGAAGCTGCCTACCCAAAGATTTAAAGACATTCATACAGTTTTTTAGGGAAAATGGTGTTGAGCCGACACTACTGAGCGCTGTGCTTGCAGTTAACGAGAAAATGGAGGAAATTCAGAAGCGGAGGGAAATGAGTGAAAGAGATAAGTGCTTACAGTGA
- a CDS encoding class I SAM-dependent methyltransferase: MKEISAYSEWYFEKKYKYSKKKEAVQRHYLNILSWADRNMEGRVLNGKGKRALDVGCAYGFVVELLSRIGYDAVGVDISSYAVRRGRKAGLLLEADAGHLPFAGNTFDLVTCFAVLEHLLNLEKALREIARVMKPGGIIVVTTPNINVVAKVLIHVLAREPTETHPSARLPGEWIKTLTNFGFGDVKAKHFLLLPIPPRLFQRYFTVGAHFTLASHIGIVAVKNGGGDWSA; this comes from the coding sequence GTGAAAGAGATAAGTGCTTACAGTGAGTGGTACTTTGAAAAGAAATATAAGTACTCGAAGAAGAAAGAGGCTGTTCAAAGACATTATTTGAACATATTATCTTGGGCTGACCGCAACATGGAGGGAAGAGTTCTCAATGGAAAGGGTAAAAGGGCTCTTGATGTTGGATGTGCCTATGGTTTCGTCGTTGAACTGCTCTCGAGGATCGGCTATGATGCTGTTGGAGTGGACATTTCGAGTTACGCCGTTAGGAGAGGAAGGAAAGCAGGTCTCCTTCTTGAAGCAGATGCTGGGCATCTTCCTTTTGCGGGGAACACGTTTGACCTAGTAACTTGCTTCGCCGTTCTTGAACACCTACTTAACCTTGAAAAAGCGCTAAGAGAGATTGCAAGGGTGATGAAGCCAGGAGGAATAATTGTGGTGACAACGCCCAATATTAATGTAGTTGCGAAAGTTTTAATCCACGTTTTAGCCCGTGAGCCGACGGAAACACATCCGTCAGCCAGGCTGCCAGGCGAATGGATTAAAACATTGACAAACTTTGGGTTTGGGGACGTGAAGGCGAAGCATTTTCTCTTGCTTCCGATACCACCAAGGCTTTTTCAAAGGTACTTCACTGTAGGAGCGCATTTTACGCTAGCAAGCCACATAGGAATAGTGGCGGTAAAAAATGGAGGAGGGGATTGGAGTGCCTAA
- a CDS encoding glycosyltransferase, producing MPKFSVIIPALNEEKYIGLTLNSIARQTLKDAEVIVVVDDRTRDATADIARQKGAKVIFCSKHTVSDGRHEGAKHATGEILVFTDADTLIPPDFLEKVEKKFRDSDVIALSGLAIPYDAPLIGKVEYIAWSLGRYVLNRLGKFFPPGYFTVIRRDTYFKAGGYINIKEPCEMSLDGRDGIFGLELVKKVGGKTIYSLDIPVFPSSRRMHKLGFLKFNLYYAYILNHLFPSVKLFRKLVQFKEKIG from the coding sequence GTGCCTAAGTTTTCCGTGATAATTCCGGCTTTAAACGAGGAGAAATATATTGGGTTAACGCTCAATTCCATAGCTAGGCAGACTCTTAAGGATGCAGAAGTCATAGTAGTAGTTGATGATAGAACTAGGGATGCCACAGCGGACATAGCCAGACAAAAGGGAGCGAAGGTGATTTTTTGCAGCAAGCACACCGTGAGTGATGGAAGGCATGAGGGAGCAAAACACGCTACAGGAGAAATACTAGTTTTCACGGACGCTGACACGTTAATTCCACCGGACTTCCTTGAAAAAGTCGAAAAAAAGTTTAGAGACAGTGATGTGATCGCTTTAAGCGGTCTAGCAATCCCCTACGACGCGCCCCTAATTGGGAAAGTAGAGTATATCGCCTGGTCACTGGGGAGATACGTACTCAACCGCTTAGGAAAGTTCTTTCCGCCGGGGTATTTTACTGTAATTAGGAGAGACACATACTTCAAAGCAGGAGGATACATCAACATCAAAGAACCTTGCGAAATGTCGCTGGATGGAAGAGACGGAATATTCGGGCTTGAACTAGTCAAGAAGGTTGGAGGGAAAACTATCTACAGCTTAGACATACCAGTTTTCCCCTCATCGAGAAGGATGCATAAACTTGGCTTCTTGAAGTTCAACCTCTACTACGCCTATATACTCAACCACTTATTCCCTTCAGTTAAGCTCTTCAGAAAACTGGTGCAATTTAAGGAGAAAATTGGGTAA
- a CDS encoding DUF2079 domain-containing protein translates to MGRRCFILFFSRFLRDRPLFVIFLLSVLYSCLFTSLSFTNHYSFRTLAGDLGIFNQALYSSLNFGLLFYDTIELGSHFQFHFDPILFLILPIYSFAQTPLLLLAIQSIALGFAAVPAFLISRAVLKSGSLALLISLCYLLNPSIHGINLYDFHPDCFFPLLFFSSLLFIERGRLLKSAFCMFLALMCKETAAFTVAAIGVYVAWAYRKEIPWRSLVKLEFKGAFSSRYLSFATLTVVLGVGWFVLASCMFPSVISADRHAFSWSYLGIGLVGVAKSFLTNPVGSLHAAFTPTPVKFFLLKLLHGKYFSDQLLLALVLAEPSMKSYYLLQLFFPFAFLPLMSPAVLLPAIPWILLNLSSVTPTHYTAVGYQYPSLLVPFIFLASVHATKNLVSLSWKFVSKINLAPHLVKAFYTKGGAFFCLTLVVLLCSFASFYLWSPVWLVEGGTPRDQVLHAVTSSIPPYFTVSTQGDLFPHLTPSLNLYLGHYTFMPTEYYDILVLDTCSPWYYLSGSGGLRLFYDRLAPSELATMLLASDNYTILFNFDGVLVIGRANLTQFSP, encoded by the coding sequence TTGGGTCGGAGGTGTTTTATTTTGTTCTTTTCGCGTTTTTTGAGGGATCGCCCACTTTTCGTAATATTTCTGCTTTCAGTTCTATACTCTTGTCTATTTACTTCCCTCTCCTTTACAAACCATTACTCGTTTAGGACACTTGCAGGTGACCTTGGAATATTCAATCAGGCTCTTTACTCTTCCTTGAACTTCGGCCTTCTGTTTTATGACACCATCGAGCTTGGCAGTCATTTCCAATTCCACTTTGACCCAATTCTTTTCCTCATCCTCCCAATTTACTCTTTCGCTCAGACACCTCTTTTGCTCCTCGCCATTCAATCTATCGCGCTTGGTTTTGCAGCCGTTCCCGCGTTCCTCATTTCACGCGCCGTCCTCAAATCAGGCTCCCTCGCCCTTCTCATCTCACTTTGTTATTTACTGAACCCGTCTATTCACGGGATTAACCTTTACGATTTTCACCCTGATTGCTTCTTCCCCCTCCTTTTTTTCTCCTCCTTGCTTTTCATTGAGCGTGGACGCCTTTTAAAATCGGCTTTCTGCATGTTTCTAGCCCTTATGTGTAAGGAGACTGCAGCCTTTACAGTTGCGGCTATCGGAGTGTACGTCGCGTGGGCTTACAGAAAAGAAATTCCATGGCGCTCTCTCGTTAAGCTTGAATTTAAAGGCGCTTTTTCAAGTCGCTACCTATCCTTCGCAACGTTAACGGTCGTTCTGGGTGTCGGATGGTTTGTTCTCGCGTCGTGCATGTTTCCCTCAGTAATTTCCGCTGATAGGCACGCCTTCTCCTGGAGCTACCTCGGAATAGGGCTAGTCGGTGTTGCGAAGAGCTTTCTTACAAACCCGGTTGGCAGCCTCCATGCGGCTTTCACACCCACACCAGTCAAGTTCTTTCTCTTAAAGCTTCTCCACGGGAAATACTTTTCAGACCAACTCTTGCTAGCCTTAGTCCTCGCAGAGCCCAGCATGAAATCGTATTATTTGCTCCAATTGTTTTTCCCCTTCGCTTTCCTCCCATTGATGAGTCCAGCTGTGCTGTTGCCTGCCATTCCGTGGATTCTCCTTAATTTATCATCCGTTACGCCGACACATTACACTGCTGTGGGATACCAGTATCCATCTCTTCTGGTCCCATTCATTTTCTTGGCGTCAGTTCACGCAACAAAGAACCTCGTAAGCTTATCGTGGAAATTTGTATCGAAAATCAACCTTGCTCCTCACCTGGTAAAGGCATTCTACACTAAAGGTGGGGCTTTCTTCTGTCTCACGCTTGTAGTGTTGCTCTGTAGTTTTGCTAGCTTCTACCTTTGGAGCCCGGTATGGCTCGTCGAAGGGGGAACTCCTCGCGACCAAGTGCTTCACGCGGTAACATCTTCCATTCCACCATATTTCACTGTTTCAACACAGGGCGATCTTTTCCCCCACTTAACACCGAGCCTAAACCTATACCTAGGACACTACACATTCATGCCTACCGAGTACTATGACATCCTAGTTCTCGACACGTGCTCACCATGGTACTACCTCAGCGGCTCGGGTGGGCTAAGGTTGTTCTACGACAGATTAGCGCCAAGCGAACTAGCTACCATGTTGCTTGCCTCGGACAATTACACTATATTGTTTAACTTCGATGGGGTGTTAGTGATAGGACGAGCCAACCTTACCCAATTTTCTCCTTAA